Proteins co-encoded in one Paraburkholderia terrae genomic window:
- a CDS encoding bile acid:sodium symporter family protein, producing the protein MARPKLLPDNFTLCLIGTVIFASLLPVHGHAATAFNWVTDFAVGLLFFLHGAKLSREAIIAGATHWRLHLVVLLSTFALFPILGLVLKPLLSPLVTPALYAGILFLCTLPSTVQSSIAFTSIAKGNVPAAVCSASASSLLGIFITPALVSVIVTSQAASGTSPWHTVWNIVLQLLVPFVAGQLLRPMIGAWIDRNRGVLKFVDQGSILLVVYAAFSEAVNEGLWHQIPLAALGGLLVVCAVLLALALLVTIFVSKRLGFSRADQITIIFCGSKKSLAAGVPMAKVIFATHAVGAVVLPLMLFHQIQLMVCAALAQRWGARDVSAEKRAAQKSTTAAVARR; encoded by the coding sequence ATGGCGCGTCCGAAACTCCTGCCCGACAATTTCACGCTCTGCCTGATCGGCACGGTGATTTTCGCGAGCCTGCTGCCCGTGCATGGCCACGCGGCAACGGCGTTCAACTGGGTAACGGATTTCGCGGTCGGGCTGCTGTTCTTCCTGCACGGCGCCAAGCTCTCGCGCGAAGCGATCATTGCTGGCGCCACGCACTGGCGGCTGCACCTCGTCGTGCTGTTAAGCACGTTCGCGCTCTTTCCGATACTCGGGCTCGTACTCAAACCGCTTCTTTCGCCCCTCGTGACGCCTGCGCTCTACGCCGGCATCCTCTTCCTCTGTACGCTGCCGTCGACGGTTCAATCTTCGATCGCGTTCACGTCGATTGCGAAAGGCAATGTGCCCGCCGCCGTGTGCAGCGCGTCGGCATCCAGCCTGCTCGGCATCTTCATCACGCCCGCGCTCGTCAGCGTGATCGTCACGAGCCAGGCCGCGAGCGGCACATCGCCGTGGCATACGGTGTGGAACATCGTGCTGCAACTGCTGGTGCCGTTCGTCGCCGGGCAGTTGCTGCGGCCGATGATTGGCGCATGGATCGACCGCAACCGCGGCGTGTTGAAGTTCGTCGACCAGGGCTCGATCCTGCTGGTGGTGTACGCCGCATTCAGCGAGGCCGTCAACGAAGGCCTGTGGCATCAGATTCCGCTCGCGGCGCTGGGCGGGCTGCTCGTGGTGTGCGCGGTGCTGCTGGCGCTCGCGCTGCTCGTGACGATATTCGTCAGCAAGCGCCTCGGCTTCAGCCGCGCCGACCAGATCACGATCATCTTCTGCGGTTCGAAGAAGAGCCTCGCCGCCGGTGTGCCGATGGCGAAAGTGATTTTCGCCACGCATGCGGTAGGCGCCGTCGTGCTGCCGCTGATGCTGTTCCATCAGATTCAGTTGATGGTCTGCGCCGCGCTCGCGCAACGCTGGGGCGCGCGCGACGTCAGCGCCGAGAAGCGCGCCGCGCAAAAGAGCACGACGGCCGCTGTTGCGCGCCGCTAG
- a CDS encoding porin, producing MNTTVSRALRTTLKASVIGALLAVASTSSFAQSSVQLYGQVDEWVGVTKFPGSQSAWNVSGGGMSTSYWGIKGAEDLGNGYKAIFTLEDFFRAQNGKFGRFDGDTFFGRNAYVGIESPYGTVTAGRLTTQLFVSTILFNPFIDSYVFSPAVYHVFLGLGTFPTYTTDMGVVGDSGWNNAIQYSSPDFSGLSGSAMYALGNSADHNGSKKYSAQFLYFHGPFAATGVFQYVNFNNSPTDLGSLVSGLKSQSVGQLGVSYDLKFVKFYGQYMYTKNDQDVGSWHVNTAQGGVSVPLGTGTVMASYAYSRDAGGLDQMHQSAAIGYDYPLSKRTDVYAAYLYDKYTGQSSGYTAGAGIRAKF from the coding sequence ATGAATACCACCGTCAGCCGTGCGCTGAGAACAACCCTGAAGGCGAGCGTCATCGGTGCCTTGCTGGCCGTCGCATCGACGTCGTCGTTCGCCCAGTCGAGCGTGCAGCTTTATGGTCAGGTCGACGAATGGGTCGGCGTCACGAAGTTCCCGGGCAGCCAGAGCGCATGGAACGTGTCGGGCGGCGGTATGTCGACGTCGTACTGGGGCATCAAGGGCGCCGAAGATCTGGGCAACGGCTACAAGGCGATCTTCACACTGGAAGACTTCTTCCGTGCGCAGAACGGCAAGTTCGGCCGCTTCGACGGCGACACGTTCTTCGGACGTAACGCGTACGTCGGTATCGAGTCGCCGTACGGCACGGTGACGGCGGGCCGTCTGACCACGCAACTGTTCGTGTCGACGATTCTGTTCAATCCGTTCATCGACTCGTACGTGTTCTCGCCGGCGGTCTATCACGTGTTCCTCGGGCTGGGCACGTTCCCGACCTACACGACGGACATGGGCGTGGTCGGCGATTCCGGCTGGAACAACGCAATCCAGTATTCATCGCCGGACTTCAGCGGCCTGTCGGGCAGCGCGATGTATGCGCTGGGCAATTCGGCGGATCACAACGGCTCGAAGAAATACAGTGCGCAGTTCCTGTATTTCCACGGTCCGTTCGCGGCGACGGGCGTGTTCCAGTACGTGAACTTCAACAACTCGCCGACCGACCTGGGATCGCTGGTCTCGGGCCTCAAGAGCCAGTCGGTTGGGCAGCTGGGTGTGTCCTACGACCTGAAATTCGTGAAGTTCTACGGGCAGTACATGTACACGAAGAACGACCAGGACGTCGGCAGCTGGCACGTGAACACGGCGCAGGGTGGCGTATCGGTGCCGCTCGGCACGGGCACCGTGATGGCGTCATACGCGTACTCGCGCGACGCGGGCGGTCTGGATCAGATGCATCAGTCGGCGGCGATTGGCTACGACTACCCGCTGTCCAAGCGCACCGACGTCTACGCGGCCTATCTCTACGACAAGTACACGGGCCAGTCTTCGGGCTATACGGCCGGTGCAGGCATTCGCGCGAAGTTCTGA
- a CDS encoding LysR family transcriptional regulator has product MDTLVSMKVFRHVVEVGSFVGAAEKMDMSAAMASKHVMHLEQQLGARLLNRTTRRVAPTEAGREYYERLSQVLSELDEAEQAVGAASIVPQGRLRVSTLSAFGLRHVMSAVADFATQHPQVTVDITLSDRVVELIDEGYDVAIRASPMGLKSSSLIARQVATAHLVLCASPDYIERHGAPRNTADLARHNFIQYSGVSALELVAGANAESARVKFSGNLIVNHLEAQRVVVLQGAALALLGTEVIGDDLAAGRLVPLLVDELPPRELPIHVVYASRRHLSAKVRSFVDFIAERFSSETLWPTLEQIRALAVR; this is encoded by the coding sequence ATGGATACCCTCGTCAGCATGAAAGTGTTTCGCCACGTGGTCGAAGTCGGCAGCTTCGTCGGCGCGGCGGAGAAGATGGACATGTCGGCGGCGATGGCGAGCAAGCACGTGATGCATCTGGAGCAGCAACTCGGCGCGCGCCTGCTGAATCGGACCACGCGCCGCGTTGCGCCCACGGAAGCGGGCCGCGAGTACTACGAGCGCCTGAGCCAGGTGCTGAGCGAACTCGACGAAGCCGAGCAGGCGGTCGGCGCGGCGAGCATCGTGCCGCAAGGGCGCTTGCGCGTGTCGACGTTGTCCGCGTTCGGTTTGCGGCACGTGATGAGCGCCGTCGCTGATTTCGCGACGCAACATCCGCAAGTCACCGTCGATATCACGCTGTCCGACCGCGTCGTCGAACTGATCGACGAGGGCTACGATGTCGCGATCCGCGCGTCGCCGATGGGGCTGAAGTCGTCGTCGCTGATTGCGCGGCAGGTGGCGACCGCGCATCTCGTGTTGTGCGCGTCGCCGGACTATATCGAGCGGCACGGCGCGCCCAGAAACACCGCCGATCTCGCGCGCCACAACTTCATTCAATACTCGGGCGTGTCGGCGCTCGAACTGGTCGCGGGCGCGAATGCGGAAAGCGCGCGCGTCAAGTTCTCGGGCAATCTGATCGTCAACCATCTGGAGGCGCAGCGCGTCGTCGTGTTGCAGGGCGCGGCGCTCGCGCTGCTCGGCACGGAAGTGATCGGCGACGATCTCGCCGCAGGCCGCCTCGTGCCGCTGCTCGTCGATGAACTGCCGCCGCGCGAGCTGCCCATTCACGTCGTCTACGCGAGCCGCCGGCATCTGTCGGCGAAGGTGCGCTCGTTCGTCGATTTCATCGCGGAGCGCTTTTCGAGCGAGACGTTGTGGCCGACGCTCGAGCAGATCAGGGCGCTCGCTGTGCGGTGA
- the icmF gene encoding fused isobutyryl-CoA mutase/GTPase IcmF produces the protein MTDLSTPQRVDDDAPASRSSAPPSPHETSSRRLRFVTAAALFDGHDASINIMRRILQASGVEVIHLGHNRSVEEIATAALHEDADGIAVSSYQGGHVEYFRYLVDLLRERGGERIKVFGGGGGVIVPDEIAELQRYGVERIYSPHDGQRLGLQGMIDDMIARCRDAARADAQPAQLALDLKGVLHDDPDRVGHVVAFRKLAQLITSLETGDVDPATRAALATQAKQTRVPVLGITGTGGAGKSSLTDELIRRFRLDYGDALTIAVIAIDPSRRKSGGALLGDRIRMNAIGDWGSGARVFMRSLATREASSEISDALPDAIDACKMTGFDLIVVETSGIGQGDAAIVPHADKSLYVMTPEFGAASQLEKIDMLDFADFVAINKFDRKGAADALRDVAKQVQRNQHKFGSKIEEMPVFGTIASRFNDDGVTAVYQHVAKALRGHGLHESDGRLPKLQGVRHSTGRNAIVPPARVRYLSDVALTVRGYRERVEAQSQLARERWQLDEARRMLSEANGRVLDAAAFDSLIDARTSQMGEREKALLDAWPATVAAYSGDEHVVKIRDKEIRTALTVETLSGSKIRKVALPAFKDPGEILRWLMLDNLPGYFPFTAGVFPFRRENEDPTRMFAGEGDPFRTNRRFKLLSEGMPAKRLSTAFDSVTLYGEEPHERPDIYGKVGNSGVSVATLDDMKALYDGFDLCAPETSVSMTINGPAPTLLAMFFNVAIDQQIGLTHAKAQQENREPSQDELDAACRFALENVRGTVQADILKEDQGQNTCIFSTEFSLKVMGDIQAYFVEHGVRNFYSVSISGYHIAEAGANPISQLAYTLANGFTYVEAYLARGMDIDDFAPNLSFFFSNGMDPEYTVLGRVARRIWAIAMRDRYGANQRSQKLKYHVQTSGRSLHAQEIDFNDIRTTLQALIAIYDNCNSLHTNAFDEAITTPTEDSVRRAVAIQLIINREWGLAKNQNPNQGSFIIDELTDLVEAAVLAEFDRLTERGGVLGAMETGYQRGRIQDESMLYEHRKHDGSYPIVGVNTFLGAHAHDAPPPIALARSTEEEKQGQLKRLRAFQSSRESEAPAMLERLKQAVIDDENVFAVLMEAVQVCSLGQITHALFEVGGQYRRNM, from the coding sequence ATGACTGATCTTTCCACGCCGCAGCGCGTCGACGACGACGCGCCCGCTTCCCGATCTTCCGCGCCGCCCTCGCCGCACGAGACGTCCTCGCGACGTCTGCGTTTCGTCACGGCCGCCGCGCTGTTCGACGGCCACGACGCCTCGATCAACATCATGCGGCGCATCCTGCAGGCTAGCGGCGTCGAAGTGATCCATCTCGGCCACAACCGCTCCGTCGAAGAAATCGCCACGGCGGCACTGCACGAAGACGCGGACGGCATCGCGGTGTCGAGCTATCAGGGTGGGCACGTCGAATACTTCCGCTATCTGGTCGATCTGTTGCGCGAGCGCGGTGGCGAACGGATCAAGGTGTTCGGCGGCGGTGGCGGCGTGATCGTCCCCGATGAGATCGCGGAGTTGCAGCGCTATGGTGTCGAGCGTATTTACTCGCCGCACGACGGCCAGCGGCTCGGGCTGCAAGGGATGATCGACGACATGATCGCCCGTTGCCGCGACGCGGCGCGAGCGGACGCTCAGCCTGCGCAACTGGCTCTCGATCTGAAGGGCGTCTTACACGACGATCCGGATCGCGTCGGGCATGTCGTCGCGTTTCGCAAGCTCGCGCAACTGATTACCTCGCTTGAAACGGGCGACGTCGATCCCGCCACGCGCGCGGCACTCGCCACGCAAGCCAAACAGACACGGGTGCCCGTGCTAGGCATCACAGGGACGGGCGGCGCGGGCAAGTCGTCGCTGACTGACGAACTGATCCGGCGTTTCCGTCTCGACTACGGCGACGCGTTGACCATCGCCGTGATCGCCATCGATCCTTCTCGCCGCAAATCGGGCGGCGCGCTGCTCGGCGACCGTATCCGCATGAATGCGATCGGTGACTGGGGCAGCGGCGCGCGCGTCTTCATGCGTTCGCTGGCGACGCGTGAGGCATCGAGCGAAATCTCCGACGCGCTGCCCGACGCAATCGACGCCTGCAAGATGACGGGTTTCGATCTGATCGTGGTCGAAACGTCGGGCATCGGACAGGGCGATGCCGCGATCGTGCCGCACGCCGACAAGTCGCTGTACGTGATGACGCCGGAGTTCGGCGCAGCAAGCCAGCTCGAAAAGATCGACATGCTCGATTTCGCGGATTTCGTCGCGATCAACAAGTTCGATCGCAAGGGTGCCGCCGACGCGCTACGCGACGTCGCAAAGCAGGTTCAGCGTAACCAACATAAGTTTGGATCGAAGATTGAGGAGATGCCGGTATTCGGTACGATTGCGTCGCGCTTCAATGACGACGGCGTGACGGCTGTGTACCAACATGTCGCGAAGGCTTTACGTGGTCACGGACTGCACGAGAGCGACGGGCGATTGCCGAAACTGCAAGGCGTGAGGCATTCGACAGGCCGCAACGCCATCGTGCCGCCCGCGCGCGTGCGCTATCTGTCGGATGTCGCGCTGACGGTGCGCGGTTATCGCGAGCGCGTCGAAGCGCAGTCGCAACTCGCGCGCGAGCGTTGGCAACTCGACGAAGCGCGCCGGATGCTGAGCGAGGCGAACGGCCGCGTGCTCGATGCCGCTGCGTTCGATTCGCTCATCGACGCCCGCACGTCGCAAATGGGCGAGCGCGAAAAGGCGCTGCTCGATGCGTGGCCGGCCACGGTCGCCGCCTATTCCGGCGACGAACATGTCGTGAAGATTCGCGACAAGGAAATTCGCACGGCGCTGACCGTTGAAACGCTGTCAGGCTCGAAGATTCGCAAGGTCGCGTTGCCGGCGTTCAAGGACCCCGGCGAAATCCTGCGCTGGCTGATGCTCGACAATCTGCCTGGCTATTTCCCGTTCACGGCGGGCGTGTTTCCGTTCCGCCGCGAGAACGAAGACCCGACGCGCATGTTCGCGGGTGAGGGCGACCCGTTTCGCACCAACCGGCGTTTCAAGCTGCTGTCCGAAGGGATGCCGGCGAAGCGCCTGTCCACGGCGTTCGATTCCGTCACGCTATACGGCGAGGAGCCCCACGAAAGACCCGACATCTACGGCAAGGTCGGCAATTCGGGTGTATCCGTAGCGACGCTCGACGACATGAAAGCGCTCTACGACGGCTTCGATCTGTGCGCGCCCGAAACGTCGGTATCGATGACGATCAACGGACCCGCGCCGACCCTTCTCGCGATGTTCTTCAATGTCGCGATTGATCAGCAGATCGGGCTCACGCATGCGAAAGCGCAACAGGAAAACCGCGAACCTTCGCAGGACGAACTCGACGCCGCGTGTCGCTTCGCGCTGGAAAACGTGCGCGGCACGGTGCAGGCCGACATCCTGAAGGAAGATCAAGGGCAGAACACCTGCATCTTCTCGACGGAATTCAGCCTGAAGGTGATGGGCGACATTCAGGCGTACTTCGTCGAGCACGGCGTGCGCAATTTCTATTCGGTGTCGATCTCCGGCTATCACATCGCCGAGGCGGGCGCGAACCCGATCTCGCAACTCGCGTACACGCTCGCCAACGGCTTTACCTATGTCGAGGCGTATCTCGCGCGCGGCATGGATATCGACGATTTCGCGCCGAACCTGTCGTTCTTCTTCTCGAACGGGATGGACCCGGAATATACGGTGCTCGGCCGTGTCGCGCGGCGCATCTGGGCCATCGCGATGCGTGATCGCTATGGCGCGAACCAACGCAGCCAGAAGCTGAAGTATCACGTGCAGACGTCGGGCCGCAGCCTGCACGCGCAGGAAATCGACTTCAACGATATCCGCACCACGTTGCAGGCGCTGATTGCGATTTACGACAACTGCAATTCGCTGCACACGAACGCGTTCGACGAAGCGATCACCACGCCGACGGAAGATTCTGTGCGCCGAGCGGTCGCGATCCAGTTGATCATCAATCGCGAATGGGGACTCGCGAAGAACCAGAATCCGAACCAGGGCAGCTTCATCATCGACGAACTGACGGATCTCGTCGAAGCGGCCGTGCTCGCGGAGTTCGACCGGCTCACCGAGCGCGGCGGCGTGCTGGGCGCAATGGAGACGGGGTATCAGCGTGGCCGCATTCAGGATGAATCGATGCTGTACGAGCATCGCAAGCATGACGGCTCGTATCCGATCGTTGGTGTGAATACGTTCCTCGGCGCGCATGCGCATGATGCGCCGCCGCCGATTGCGCTCGCGCGCTCGACGGAAGAAGAAAAGCAGGGGCAACTGAAGCGCTTGCGCGCGTTCCAGTCATCGCGTGAAAGCGAAGCGCCGGCGATGCTGGAACGTTTGAAGCAGGCCGTCATCGACGATGAAAACGTCTTTGCCGTGCTGATGGAGGCGGTCCAAGTGTGTTCGCTGGGACAGATCACGCATGCGCTGTTCGAAGTGGGCGGTCAGTACCGGCGCAACATGTGA
- a CDS encoding NAD(P)H-dependent flavin oxidoreductase: MALPAVLQNLALPVVASPMFIVSYPELVLAQCKAGIVGSFPALNARPAELLDEWLTQIQASLAEHKAANPDAIIGPIAVNQIVHQSNARLEHDIRVCVEHKVPIFITSLRAPAKEIVDAVHSYGGIVLHDVINLRHAQKALDAGVDGLILVAAGAGGHAGTTSPFALVGEVRRMFDGPIVLSGSIANGGSILAAQAMGADLAYMGTRFIATKEAHAVEGYKQAIINANAADIVYTNLFTGVHGNYIRESIQSAGLDPDALPESDKTAMNFGGDKAKAWKDIWGAGQGVGLMHDVPSVGELVARLKDEYQAAKTRLGIGR, from the coding sequence ATGGCCTTGCCCGCCGTCCTGCAGAACCTTGCTCTGCCCGTCGTCGCCTCGCCGATGTTCATCGTCAGCTACCCTGAGCTCGTGCTTGCGCAATGCAAGGCAGGGATCGTCGGTTCGTTTCCCGCGCTCAACGCGCGCCCGGCCGAACTGCTCGATGAATGGCTGACGCAGATTCAGGCTTCCCTTGCCGAGCACAAGGCGGCGAATCCGGACGCCATCATCGGGCCGATTGCCGTGAACCAGATTGTGCATCAGTCGAATGCGCGGCTCGAGCACGACATTCGCGTGTGCGTCGAACATAAGGTGCCGATTTTTATCACGAGCCTGCGCGCGCCCGCGAAGGAGATCGTCGATGCCGTGCATAGCTACGGCGGCATCGTGCTGCACGACGTGATCAATCTGCGTCATGCGCAGAAGGCGCTGGATGCGGGCGTCGATGGTCTGATTCTCGTCGCGGCGGGCGCGGGTGGCCACGCGGGCACGACGTCTCCGTTCGCGCTGGTCGGTGAAGTACGGCGGATGTTCGACGGCCCGATCGTGCTGTCCGGCTCGATTGCGAACGGCGGCTCGATTCTCGCCGCGCAGGCGATGGGCGCCGATCTCGCGTACATGGGCACGCGCTTCATCGCGACGAAGGAAGCGCATGCAGTCGAAGGCTACAAGCAGGCGATCATCAACGCGAATGCCGCCGACATCGTCTACACGAACCTCTTCACGGGCGTGCATGGCAACTACATCCGCGAGAGCATCCAGAGCGCGGGACTCGATCCCGATGCGCTGCCCGAGTCGGACAAGACCGCGATGAACTTCGGCGGCGACAAGGCGAAGGCGTGGAAAGACATCTGGGGCGCCGGCCAGGGCGTGGGTCTGATGCACGATGTGCCGAGCGTCGGTGAGCTTGTTGCGCGTCTGAAGGACGAATATCAGGCGGCGAAGACGCGGCTCGGGATTGGTCGCTGA
- a CDS encoding alpha/beta fold hydrolase: protein MPFADFTPFRVTAGDVDIHGVKGGAGPPLLLLHGHPQSHLIWHRCAAQLAEHFTVIATDLRGYGASAKPPSDETHAPYSKRAMAADQVAVMRHFGYERFLVCAHDRGARVAHRMALDFPDAVERLMLLDIAPTLAMYEATDRTFATLYFHWFFLIQPEPLPETLIEGNPDVYVDRVMGSRHAGLAPFAPEVLAEYRKALRQPGAVHAMCEDYRASATIDLEHDRADIERGHKIACPLRVLWGAEGVVEKCFEPIAEWRKVARDVSGRSLPCGHYIPEEAPAELVAEMLSFFEAVEL, encoded by the coding sequence ATGCCCTTCGCGGACTTCACACCTTTTCGGGTCACGGCCGGCGACGTCGATATTCATGGAGTCAAGGGCGGAGCAGGGCCGCCCTTGCTGCTGCTGCACGGTCATCCGCAGAGCCATCTGATCTGGCATCGCTGCGCGGCGCAACTCGCCGAGCATTTCACGGTGATCGCGACCGACCTGCGCGGCTACGGTGCGTCGGCGAAACCGCCGAGCGACGAGACGCATGCGCCGTATTCAAAGCGCGCGATGGCCGCCGACCAGGTCGCCGTGATGCGCCACTTCGGCTACGAGCGTTTTCTTGTGTGCGCGCATGATCGCGGCGCGCGGGTCGCGCATCGGATGGCGCTCGACTTCCCCGATGCCGTCGAACGCCTGATGCTGCTCGACATCGCGCCGACGCTCGCGATGTACGAAGCCACCGACCGCACTTTCGCGACGCTCTATTTCCACTGGTTCTTCCTGATCCAGCCGGAGCCGCTGCCCGAGACGCTGATCGAAGGCAATCCGGATGTCTACGTCGACCGCGTGATGGGCAGCCGTCACGCGGGCCTCGCGCCGTTCGCGCCCGAGGTGCTCGCCGAGTATCGCAAGGCCTTGCGGCAGCCGGGCGCCGTGCATGCGATGTGCGAGGACTACCGCGCATCGGCGACGATCGATCTCGAGCACGATCGCGCCGATATTGAACGCGGACACAAGATTGCCTGTCCGCTGCGCGTGCTGTGGGGCGCGGAAGGCGTGGTCGAAAAATGCTTCGAGCCGATAGCCGAATGGCGCAAGGTTGCGCGTGACGTCAGCGGCCGTTCGCTGCCGTGTGGCCACTACATTCCCGAGGAAGCGCCCGCCGAACTCGTCGCGGAGATGCTGTCCTTCTTCGAGGCCGTCGAGCTTTGA
- a CDS encoding Lrp/AsnC family transcriptional regulator has product MMKRLNPDTKQAPTPATLDDTDRMLLASLADDARQPVSELARNVGLSAPATADRLRRLDAQGVIERFTVQIDPRALGYTLQAIVRVKPLPGQLHLVEDVIRRIPEFVECDKVTGDDCFICRLYLRSIDQLDEILSKVTERAETSTAIVKSTPVPRRLPPLA; this is encoded by the coding sequence ATGATGAAGCGCCTTAATCCCGATACCAAGCAAGCTCCCACGCCCGCGACGCTCGACGACACCGACCGCATGCTGCTCGCGAGCCTCGCCGACGACGCGCGCCAGCCGGTCAGCGAACTCGCGCGCAACGTCGGACTCTCGGCGCCCGCGACGGCGGACCGCTTGCGGCGTCTCGACGCTCAAGGCGTGATCGAGCGTTTCACCGTGCAGATCGATCCGCGCGCGCTCGGTTACACGCTGCAGGCGATCGTGCGCGTGAAGCCGCTGCCCGGTCAGTTGCATCTGGTGGAGGACGTGATTCGCCGCATTCCGGAGTTCGTCGAATGCGACAAGGTGACGGGCGACGATTGCTTCATCTGCCGCCTGTATCTGCGCTCGATCGATCAGCTTGACGAGATTCTGTCGAAAGTGACCGAGCGTGCGGAAACGAGTACCGCCATCGTCAAGTCGACGCCGGTGCCGCGGCGCTTGCCGCCGCTCGCTTAA
- a CDS encoding DMT family transporter: MAANNEVRRGAFEMTLAMLMSGTIGWLVVSSQQSALNVAFFRCLFGGATLLLICAVLGLLRRKLFSWKMIALATLSSAAIVMNWVLLFAAYSRASISMATTVYSTQPFMLVALGALVFRERVTASTVAWLLIAFVGLVFVVKVEPAVLAVPGQYLQGVAFAVGAAFLYAVSSIITKHLKNTPPHLIALITVTTGVVMLAPFVQYDALPTTGIHWLQLVTLGIVNTGIMYVLLYGAIQKLPTAMTGALSFIYPVVAIVVDRIAFGQKLAWIQVLGAVLILLAAAGVNLGWRIVPTRRYSI, encoded by the coding sequence ATGGCAGCAAACAACGAAGTGCGGCGCGGCGCGTTCGAGATGACCCTCGCGATGCTGATGTCGGGGACGATTGGCTGGCTCGTCGTTTCGTCGCAGCAATCGGCGCTGAACGTCGCGTTCTTCCGTTGCCTGTTCGGCGGCGCGACGCTGCTGCTGATCTGCGCGGTGCTCGGACTGCTCAGACGCAAACTCTTTTCGTGGAAGATGATTGCGCTCGCCACGCTCAGCAGCGCGGCCATCGTCATGAACTGGGTGCTGCTGTTCGCCGCATACTCGCGCGCGTCGATCTCGATGGCGACGACCGTCTACAGCACGCAGCCTTTCATGCTCGTCGCACTTGGCGCGCTGGTGTTCCGCGAGCGCGTGACGGCATCGACGGTCGCGTGGCTGCTGATCGCGTTCGTCGGACTTGTGTTCGTCGTGAAAGTGGAGCCGGCTGTGCTCGCGGTACCGGGACAATATCTGCAAGGCGTCGCGTTTGCTGTCGGCGCGGCCTTCCTGTACGCCGTTTCGTCGATCATCACAAAGCACTTGAAGAACACGCCGCCGCACCTTATCGCGCTGATCACGGTGACGACAGGCGTCGTCATGCTCGCACCGTTCGTGCAGTACGACGCGTTGCCCACAACGGGCATACACTGGTTGCAGCTCGTCACGCTCGGCATCGTGAACACGGGGATCATGTATGTGCTGCTGTACGGCGCCATCCAGAAGCTGCCGACGGCGATGACGGGCGCACTGTCGTTCATCTACCCAGTCGTGGCGATCGTCGTCGACCGGATCGCGTTCGGACAGAAGCTCGCGTGGATTCAGGTGCTTGGCGCGGTGTTGATCCTGCTTGCGGCGGCCGGCGTGAATCTCGGCTGGCGCATCGTGCCGACGCGGCGCTACTCCATATAA
- a CDS encoding MBL fold metallo-hydrolase, translating into MIALPPSIRVFERGWLSSNNVLLVDDASAALVDTGYASHAAQTAALVRHALGTRPLDLIVNTHLHSDHCGGNAQLQATWPCRTLIPSTEADAVREWDESRLTFRATGQFCERFAFSDTIEPGTHLTLGALDWDVLGAPGHDPHSLMLYCARQKLLISADALWENGFGVIFPELEGESGFTEQQAVLELIGTLDVKIVIPGHGTPFSDVHAALDRALSRVAWLRADPARNAKNALKVLIVFKLLDARSLSFEALLRMLDDASVMRAAASMLKPRSAWPALLRELIEGLGAENGPLRFDGEQITARAG; encoded by the coding sequence ATGATCGCGCTGCCTCCGTCGATACGCGTGTTCGAACGCGGCTGGCTGTCGTCGAACAATGTGCTGCTCGTCGACGATGCAAGCGCGGCCCTCGTCGATACCGGCTACGCGTCGCACGCGGCGCAAACAGCGGCGCTTGTCAGACACGCGCTCGGCACGCGGCCGCTCGACCTGATCGTCAACACGCATCTGCATTCCGATCACTGCGGCGGCAACGCGCAATTGCAGGCAACGTGGCCATGCCGGACGCTGATTCCATCGACGGAAGCGGATGCTGTGCGCGAATGGGACGAGTCGCGTCTGACGTTTCGCGCAACAGGTCAATTCTGCGAACGTTTCGCATTCTCGGACACGATCGAACCGGGCACGCACCTGACGCTTGGCGCGCTCGACTGGGATGTGCTCGGCGCGCCGGGCCACGATCCGCATTCGCTGATGCTGTATTGCGCCCGGCAAAAGCTGCTGATCAGCGCCGACGCGCTGTGGGAAAACGGCTTCGGTGTGATCTTTCCGGAACTCGAAGGCGAAAGCGGTTTCACGGAGCAACAGGCCGTGCTCGAACTAATCGGCACGCTCGATGTGAAGATCGTGATCCCGGGCCACGGCACACCGTTTTCCGACGTGCATGCGGCACTCGATCGCGCGTTGTCGCGCGTCGCGTGGCTGCGCGCCGATCCAGCGCGTAACGCGAAAAACGCGCTGAAGGTGTTGATCGTGTTCAAGCTGCTCGACGCGCGCTCGCTATCTTTCGAAGCCTTGCTGCGCATGCTCGACGACGCGAGCGTGATGCGGGCCGCCGCATCGATGCTGAAGCCGCGCAGCGCATGGCCCGCACTGCTGCGTGAACTGATAGAAGGATTGGGGGCGGAGAATGGGCCGCTGCGATTCGACGGCGAGCAGATCACTGCGCGCGCCGGTTGA